TGGTTCCCAAATCCTCTTCTCAAGTCTTTTTGCGGCTATGTTTGGGTAGCAGTATTAGGGTTTACTTCTTAAGGATGGTTAGCAATGAGATTCCATGCTTCATTAGAATTATTCCTTTACTCAATTTTAACATCCAAAATTACTGTTAGCTATGagagttaaataaaaaaaggtccAAATATATTGATTTCCCATTTGATCTGGTTGCCCCACATTCCATTGGAGGATATGAATCTATTTAGGTCAATAATGCATTACaagaaattataccaaacaaagccttaatTTCACAAAGTGCACTATATGATTCAAAATGTTTTAAAGTAGCTGCATAGTCCATTCTTTTATCCaagatttagagttgagatcttTCCAAGGTGGGGCATTCAGGATATCCAAAAATGTTGAGATTGAAAAGATGAACATTATATAAATAATGGGTCCAAATGTTTAAGATCGTAGGTGGAAGACTAAGAGTGCATACGATACGACTTCTTGGAACCAATAATTCAATATAAAcatagaatgcataccaaacgcaacctcaatatttacaagaaagaaaaaaaaagggcctaGTTTATGAAAGGACAGTCTCAGAAACATGAGAAGTCCACTGGTCCTCAAATTCTCTTTTGTGTGTGCATGGGCGGGTGGGGGTTGTAGACACCCACAAAAAATCCATTGTGCCCTCTAATGGGCAATGCAATGCTAAAACAAGTCCAAACCAATCAAAACCACAAAACTCCAGGGAACAGAGCAGAGGACAGTATTCACTCCCTATAGGACACGACAataacttcccttcatttttttGGACAGAAAAAACCAAATTTTCTGTATCAAACAGAACAACCCAAATTTTCTGTATCACATAAACACTGCATCCCTCTGAATTGACACTTGGCTTATTAGGTGGGGCCCAAATGGTACCCACAGCCACAGGCACCACCCTCAGTAGTCTGAAAGTTTAAGCTCAAATGGAAGTCACTATCTCATGATAAAGGTTGAAAATTTTGTTGACCCTCATACATTGgaaggaaataaaaggaaaatatatgaCTTATTGGAGCTCTATAATGTAACATATGACCAATTTAGACTGAAAtagggtgatatagaggataaAGAACCACGATCCTTCAATGAACAATGCACTGCAGCTCATACATAAACAAGGCAAATGCAACTCCATGGAACCATACAAGAGCATTCATAATCAAAAGCACCACATATAAACATAAACACAATAGTATTACTAAAGGTCCAAGAGGCATGTCAAACAGGTAAATCTATCTGAAAAGAGAAAGAGCCAACAACTATTACCATCTCTAATTGGGTCCCTTCACAACCTAAACATAGAGACTAGAGAGAACCCAATAACAGTATAAACACAAATCGCCGAATAAATCCCCCCTCTCCTTCATCAGAGCTTAAAAGAAAGACCTAGTCTCAGAAAAAAGACCATGAAGCAACAACTACACTAAAGAGAAACATAAATGGAATTGACATAGTGGAGGCAGTAGAAACTGCAGGAGCTGGAGCTGGAGACCCAACCAGGAGTCCTCCAAAGGGTGAAGACTGGGGAGACAGATATGGCGATTGAGCTGCAACACCAAAGCAATAAAAGGTCATTAGAATTTTTTATCTATTGAAAAACTGTATTTACTCCATGATGCAAAACCAGTCTTCAATTTTTAAGATGGATTGAGAAATCCAGTCAAAAAGAAATTCAGGGGAAAATAAGAACAGAAAAAGATGTgctcaaaggaagaaaaaaaaagggggggggggagagaagatccCCACTAGAGTAATTTCGTTACTCCATGATGCAAAACCAGCCCGTATCCCACCTCCCTTACTGAATCGTTTGTCCAAATATTATAAATTTTCTAGACAATTTTAAGATTACCATTAAACATCAAGGTCTACAGTCCTTCTATATATTTTAAACTACAATtccttttaaatattttaaaagcAGACTATTTTTTCAACATTTGACCCAAATAAGGACCAAACAATATGGAATCAAGTAAGACCGGTGTCTCCTGTACTCAGTCTACATGGCTTGAAAGAGGACTGAGGGAGACAGAGAAACAGAAAGGTAAACAAGCTTTCAGGATAGACCAAGAATTAAGATACTCTAATGCCAACCCTCTATAATAATCTACAAAGAGCAGTAAGAATTAAGAACAAcgttaataataaataaatgggaaagGGAAGCCTAAAAGGCGGTGATGGCAGAGAAATTATAAATCAAAGGCATTACAAGAAATATGTACAGTAAGAATAAGAAATAGAACAAGTTAGATAGGGATTCTACTATATTTCTCTGAATCTCTGTTTCAGAATAAAACAATCTTCCACTTTTAAAGTTCTACCAACCCAATCAAAGCCCCATaaatcaagatcaaggaaagaATAAACATAAAATAGCACTATTATAAATTTTCTAGACAATTTTAAGATTACCATTAAACATCAAGGTCTACAGTCCTATATATTTTAAACTACAATTCCTTCTATATATTTTAAAAGCAGACTATTTTTTCAACATTTGACCCAAATAAGGACCAAACAATATGGAATCAAGGAAGAACGGTGTCTCCTGTACTTAGTCTAAATGGCTTGAAAGACGACTGAGGGAGACAGAGAAACAGAAAGGTAAACAAGCTTTCAGGATAGACCAAGAATTAAGATACTCTAATGCCAACCCTCTATAAAAATCTACAAAGAGCAGTAAGAACTAAGAACAAcgttaataataaataaatgggaaaaagaagcctaaaaggcgGTGATGGCAGAGCAAGTATAAATCAAAGGCATTACAAGAAATATGTACAGTAAGAATAAGAAATAGAATAAGTTAGATAGGGATTCTACTATATTTCTCTGAATCTCTGTTTCAGAATAAAACAATCTTCCggaaaaaaaatcgtctgcaattccgatcttccACTTTTAAAGTTCTACCAACCCAATCAAAGCCCCATaaatcaagatcaaggaaagcATAAACATAAAATAGCACAAACAGAGAATATATATCAAACACTTGGATTTAATGCTTCAACCCATTtctgatggaaaaaaaaaaggtaacaaAGAGAGTGAATCATACCAGGAGCAGCGCCAGGAGCAGCAAGGGACACTACAGTAAGAGAAAAACCAAACAACATTTTGTTAAGcctcaaaaaaagaataaaaagatgaaaggggggagaacaaaaacagaagaagaaagggtaAAGAGATCAAAAGCACCCACAGCCACAATTGCTGACAGGGGGTGTAGAAACTCGACATGCAGAAGGAAGAGTGAGAGCCTTTGTCATGTTGATCTCAACACCGTACTGAGCACTGCTCTTAAAAGCTTCACAAAGGCACTCAGCGTCAGTCTTCAAAACCGTCTTTAACCCAGAACAACAAGTACTCTGTGGCTTCTTCTCTTTGCTTCCATTGCTCACAAAAGACAAACAATCCGCCATATTCACAATCAAACTGGAACAGTCGACGGCCGGTGCCGGTGCATGTGCATGTTTAGAGTCCACGGCCGCAACGGCACACATCACCAAAACACCAAAAAAGAACCACGCTTTCGCCATTGTTAGAGATATCAAAAGgaaaattagaaagaaagaagaaatagagTTCAAAAAAGGGTCCAAAGACGGAGCAGagcaagaggaagagagagagaggggtaaaGGGAGATGATGTGCAGACTGGGGAAGGTTATGGAAGGAGAAATGAagaaggctctctctctctctgtcttaaGTCTTAACTCATAAGAAGTTTAAAAGATGGTGGTGTTGCCTTAAGTATATAAACAACACTGGAACCGGAGCAGAGAGTGAGAATCCCAATTGGACATTTCTTTAACGCCCTCGCCGTTGGGCTACACGTGTCGATTTATTACTTGGTGTACAGCCTCTGGGTCTGAGGTCTGTTTGATGAGATTTTGACAACCACAGTAAAACTGaccaatttttaccaaaaaaaaaaaaggtaattacTAACCATTGAAAATTTTTCACAATATTGACCGTTATTATTACCCTAACTAAAATTACATTTAGGGCAAGGGGTTCTCTGAGCGCTAGGGTACCCTACGCTTTCACAgacaatttaatttttttttttgcaaaaacctTGCTTGATTACTTATGTCTAGACACAGGTAGGCTCAAAAAGATCATGTAGCATCTTGCCCGGTCTGTAAAAATGTTAATGTTGTCTACACAAGGCCAACAAGGTTCTTTTtcgcaatttttattttgtgtcTATTTAAGAGTATCCATGGGACTTGAATTTGGATCAAGTTCACATATAAGAACAATCCCGTACATCATTGATCCGTGGATTttgaatctattaaatgaaaagaaagaaagtgaaCTCCAAATCTATGGATCAATGACATATGAGATTTTTCTCATACGTGAACCTAATCTAGTCTCCATGGGACTTTATCTATTTCAAGTAGCCTAAAAGGGACTAAAGATAGGGTTTGAAAAATCGGATTAGATTCAATCAGGATGGATCTTATatgaaaattagggtttagagGTGTTTTGCTGATTTTCACTAATGATTCTGAATCAACtctattaacaaaaaaaaaaaaaaaaaaattgactaggGGGTGATGGGAAGTGAGTAGAAAGGTAGGAGAGGTGCCTTAAGAAGACACAAGGTGAAaaaacaacaactgcctagtgtagttggtgaactGTAGTGTGCAAAAAACTCATGGTCTCGAGGAGATCTCAAATTCGAACTTCTTGGCTGTTACCTATTTCCCTCCCTAtctaccaaataaataaataaataaatatatatatatatatatatatatgtgacaCAAGGTGAAGACATTGGAGTCTAACCTATGACTTCGGAAGAGCACATACTCTACAATATCTAAATGGAAGGAAAATCGTTCTATGTTTTATCTTATGATTTTGAGAAACTGAAAAAGAAAGCTAACGGCTACTCAGCTATAATCGATGATAGTGGTaaatcattattattttttatttttcttgtttcattTGAAAGAGGAAAATTgattattttgagtttttttaataaatatttagaattgagGATTGTGATACCATCATTATTCCAATAACTTTCAGTTTTTGAAATAGGAAGATGGAAAGGTGgtactttttttattcttatagCTTTTGATATGTTGGCGTGTAAAGGATGGCTTAACATTGAGGCTAatgtctttccttttttttctcaatcTCTTTTCTTGTATGGGAAAAAGAGAacaggggaagagagagaatctgaaAGGGACAGGCCATTTTATAGCTGTCTTCATAATCCATTTAATGAATATCTTGACCTGAAGTGCGACCTTTTGAATTCACATTAAATAAAGTGTTCTTAAGTAGCTTCCAACCATATAGATAGGACTGTTTGTTTGGTTCACTTGTGAGttgtaaatgaaaattttactaaAAATAGTTCTAGAGTGGAGGCAGTTTACCTTCACCATCGGTAATGGGAGAAACTCTTGATCAAAGGCTTCGGATGGTGTGTCGTTCAAAAGGTATGTGAAACAGTTAAGGGGTATTATCAGTTTTTTACTATTATAATAACATTACCTTAATCTAGTGGTGATAACTTCGATTTGAAGAATTAATGCTCATGGGTGAAAGTTGTGAAATCGAATCCTATTGTATGCATGTTTAAGtggatgaatatatatataaaaataggtGGTCATTGATCACCTAATAAAATGACAATTGGCCAACGACCCTTAATAGGataatagatttaaaaaaaaaaaaaaaatcaattttgtaccataaaactaggggtgtcaatcggtcggtctggctcggttttggtccgggttgagtcgattTCGGTAtaggaaagctgaaaccgaaaccgaaccaataagaaaattccagtttcagtttggtttcggtttcggtttcggtttcggtgcggtttgatttcgatttgtcttcagtttcttaaattaatttgtaaccgggttggttttggtttttggtccagtttggattcgactttccatacaaatgtatacaaaactatgcaaattttgattttttttaatgaattttagagtttttcggtttcttaccggtttggtttcagtttcggtctgggttttgagtcgatttcggtttgatttcgggttcatccggtttccgatgaggttcggtttggttttggggttgcaatactccaaaccgaatcgaaccaataaggcttcaatttggttcgatccgtgttgttatcaGTTTGGTCCGaccgattttaccggttcgatttaggaattgacacccctacataaaACTATGATCCCATGAGCCTCTTATGTACTAGGGCTATCACCTACTACCCCAATAGTTGTCTTCTTTCCCCATCTATTTTCTAGTGAACTCTACACGCTTCCTTCCATCCCTTCAAATGGGGCCCATTCTCATAAAGAGATGCAATGATGTGGGCCAATACTTTCGGCCGGTCATGCCCATAAAGGCCCATGACAAACGGACCgcagtttctgctttttcatTGACCAAAAACATCAGACCCCTGACCATAAGGATGGAGGTCTGCTGCCAGGTTGCGCAGGGGCCAGCGCTTTGGCCAATGTGACAGCGTACATACGTATCCACACAATGGTATGTGGTCTTTTCATATGATCATGTTCAGGAGTAAGGGGCTTTTTCTAGGATCCTGTATGGGCCAATCGCCAACCTACTTCTTCGGGGAAGCAGGGGGGACACACCCGCATGTG
This genomic stretch from Macadamia integrifolia cultivar HAES 741 chromosome 2, SCU_Mint_v3, whole genome shotgun sequence harbors:
- the LOC122072179 gene encoding non-specific lipid transfer protein GPI-anchored 11-like; its protein translation is MAKAWFFFGVLVMCAVAAVDSKHAHAPAPAVDCSSLIVNMADCLSFVSNGSKEKKPQSTCCSGLKTVLKTDAECLCEAFKSSAQYGVEINMTKALTLPSACRVSTPPVSNCGLSLAAPGAAPAQSPYLSPQSSPFGGLLVGSPAPAPAVSTASTMSIPFMFLFSVVVASWSFF